A genomic window from Treponema maltophilum ATCC 51939 includes:
- a CDS encoding queuosine precursor transporter: MKNEILLICSVFLYFGTVLVLLRLFKEAGMYLWTVIATIAANIEVLILIKAFGLEQTLGNVLFASTFLVTDILSELYGKKAAQRAVVYGCVTSVLFIVCSQYWLAFTPSQNDWVMGNMKAVFSNTPRVMAAGLAAYIVSQFFDVWLYHAWWNFTEKRFKTKKGFLWLRNNGSTLVSQLLNTVLFTWGAFFGVYTVQTLVSITFSTYVIYIATSLADTPFVYAARFIDSRRNKA, encoded by the coding sequence ATGAAAAACGAAATTCTGCTTATCTGTTCCGTGTTTCTTTACTTCGGAACGGTGCTTGTGCTACTGCGCCTTTTTAAAGAAGCGGGCATGTACCTGTGGACTGTTATCGCGACGATTGCCGCAAATATCGAAGTGCTGATTTTAATCAAAGCTTTCGGGCTCGAACAAACGCTCGGCAATGTGCTGTTCGCATCGACGTTTTTAGTTACCGATATTTTGAGCGAATTATACGGCAAAAAGGCGGCGCAAAGGGCGGTTGTCTACGGCTGCGTTACATCCGTTTTGTTTATCGTGTGTTCACAATATTGGCTGGCATTCACCCCGTCGCAAAACGATTGGGTTATGGGAAACATGAAAGCCGTTTTTTCGAACACGCCGCGCGTTATGGCCGCAGGGCTTGCAGCCTATATTGTTTCGCAATTTTTTGACGTATGGTTATACCACGCATGGTGGAATTTTACCGAAAAACGCTTTAAAACCAAAAAGGGATTTTTATGGCTGCGCAACAACGGCTCTACGCTGGTGTCCCAGCTTCTCAACACCGTCCTTTTTACGTGGGGCGCCTTTTTCGGCGTGTACACGGTACAAACACTTGTGTCCATAACGTTTTCAACCTATGTTATCTACATTGCGACAAGCCTTGCCGACACGCCTTTTGTGTATGCCGCCCGCTTTATAGATTCACGCCGGAACAAAGCGTAA
- a CDS encoding S1 family peptidase translates to MKVQRFFAFIACMIFMPLLTAQAVLKPEVLAKLNDAVFEVVVLKPEEGAIEYEKPLPMERIPFAIRNDKYLPIGTAFLMDDGLFYSAAHVFGLTEESQYTDYYLRAHDGTVYKVDSLLSFATDRDFIVFTAEGYTQKSKGLSAKTDAALNTQTFSVGNALGEGIIIRNGLLTSQTFEEESGAWKWLRFSAAASPGNSGGPLITPEGDVLGIITMKSANENLNYALPFAETKNVPHGTGTVHSPLHYVMPNIIAEKFFYIYDYKQKLPAKLTDVRRTLLADYNAFIAGIIKDIQKRFDFAGEEGFNKADGSVEILYTPWMARFPLTLVRTDNKKWGAYKPNEINDYKLPQNGSVSYGRMLNFTMAFIQKPDNVGMEELISSPKLYMDYLLSASRMYRTVGTERVAVTSYGQPSRSNTHKDIYGRTWLVNYWSLPFADAEAVCFALPLPGGLYVVTKTDSTSSIRSGHNLDMAFMTDYVIPRYAASFKEWKEFLSIPAQSYPVDPLLGPIQFGFGSSGTSFKNAEYDLTVSQKNFPVDEDATMRLILGFFSKDGKTDFEVRGFEAFTNTRSDNYKYFGITRQLNPPENAPQGMLDTWAQQIGRAAPYNARPYNQDQYTYYDEILFLNGVAAKDRPKLPFVYQLGTELKQHDKFKEIASFASAIKKSLKQPKGYK, encoded by the coding sequence ATGAAAGTGCAGCGTTTTTTCGCTTTTATAGCGTGCATGATTTTTATGCCGCTTTTGACCGCACAAGCAGTACTGAAACCCGAAGTATTGGCAAAGCTGAATGATGCCGTCTTTGAAGTCGTCGTTCTTAAACCCGAAGAAGGGGCAATCGAATACGAAAAGCCGCTTCCGATGGAACGGATTCCGTTCGCAATCCGCAACGACAAATATCTGCCGATCGGAACGGCGTTTTTAATGGACGACGGCCTGTTTTATTCGGCCGCACACGTGTTCGGTTTGACCGAAGAAAGTCAGTATACCGATTATTACCTGCGCGCGCACGACGGAACCGTCTATAAGGTCGACTCTCTTTTATCGTTTGCAACCGACCGGGACTTTATCGTGTTTACGGCGGAAGGCTATACGCAAAAAAGCAAGGGGCTTTCGGCAAAAACCGATGCGGCTTTAAACACGCAAACCTTTTCGGTCGGGAATGCGCTCGGCGAAGGAATCATTATCCGCAACGGTCTTTTAACAAGCCAAACCTTTGAAGAAGAAAGCGGTGCGTGGAAGTGGCTGCGCTTTTCCGCAGCCGCAAGCCCCGGCAATTCCGGCGGGCCGCTCATTACCCCCGAAGGCGACGTGCTGGGCATTATTACGATGAAAAGCGCAAACGAAAACCTCAATTACGCGCTGCCCTTTGCCGAAACGAAAAACGTTCCGCACGGAACGGGAACCGTTCACTCCCCGCTCCATTACGTCATGCCGAACATCATTGCGGAAAAATTCTTTTACATATACGATTATAAGCAAAAGCTCCCCGCAAAACTGACCGACGTACGCCGCACGCTGCTTGCCGACTACAACGCGTTTATCGCGGGCATTATAAAAGACATTCAAAAACGCTTCGACTTCGCCGGCGAAGAAGGCTTTAACAAAGCCGACGGCTCGGTCGAAATCCTGTACACGCCGTGGATGGCCCGTTTTCCCCTTACCCTTGTGAGAACGGACAACAAAAAATGGGGCGCCTATAAACCGAACGAAATAAACGATTACAAACTGCCGCAAAACGGCAGCGTTTCGTACGGACGCATGCTGAATTTTACCATGGCGTTTATACAAAAGCCGGATAACGTCGGCATGGAAGAATTGATTTCTTCCCCGAAGCTGTACATGGATTATCTTTTAAGCGCATCGCGCATGTACCGCACGGTCGGAACGGAACGCGTTGCCGTAACCTCTTACGGACAGCCTTCCCGCTCCAACACGCACAAGGACATCTACGGCCGCACATGGCTCGTCAACTATTGGAGCCTGCCCTTTGCCGACGCCGAAGCCGTATGTTTCGCTTTGCCGCTTCCCGGAGGTTTGTACGTCGTAACGAAAACCGACTCCACATCTTCAATACGCAGCGGGCACAATTTGGACATGGCCTTTATGACCGACTACGTAATTCCCCGCTATGCGGCATCGTTTAAAGAATGGAAGGAATTTTTAAGCATCCCTGCGCAAAGTTATCCCGTCGATCCGTTGCTCGGTCCGATACAGTTCGGCTTCGGTTCAAGCGGCACATCATTTAAAAATGCCGAATACGATTTAACCGTTTCGCAAAAAAACTTCCCGGTCGACGAAGATGCCACCATGCGGCTGATCTTGGGATTTTTCTCAAAAGACGGAAAAACCGATTTTGAAGTGCGCGGCTTTGAAGCGTTTACAAATACCCGAAGCGACAACTATAAGTATTTCGGTATTACGCGCCAGCTCAATCCGCCGGAAAATGCCCCGCAAGGTATGCTCGATACGTGGGCGCAGCAAATCGGACGCGCGGCTCCCTATAACGCCCGACCGTACAATCAGGATCAGTACACCTATTACGACGAAATTCTGTTCCTGAACGGCGTAGCGGCAAAGGATCGGCCGAAACTGCCGTTCGTCTACCAGCTCGGCACGGAACTGAAGCAGCACGATAAATTTAAAGAAATCGCGTCCTTCGCTTCGGCAATCAAAAAATCGCTTAAACAACCGAAAGGTTATAAATAA
- a CDS encoding methyl-accepting chemotaxis protein, whose translation MKKRFSMRKRLLLIFGILILTANFIQGVLAARVARTTVTERIALQLTDNAKNIADLVDARLDAVFQILENTAKIPQLRSSAYSRKEQLLLLEKEAALNSRIVGFIIADAGGTCYAFDGNIVSVTDRRWFNSAIKGKKYISEPQVSKGSSQIMITFSVPVYGDDGSVIAVLAADTKASLLSEDIADIVVGDTGFCYIIGETGDTIAYPDYSVVVAGSNRQKEAASNADFASIAAFEKQAQESLVPAVGYFSYDGERKIASYAKIKAANWTVIINAPMNEFMRSIRSLRRNITVLGVILLVVSIIAIYFVARQFVRPIRNVVTVLQDIAQGEGDLTVRLPVKGNDEMTDLSEYFNRTIEKIGSSIKSVGESGSEMQHIGNELSSNMSQTASAIHEISANIENIKRQTLTQTSSVTETAATTEQIIRTIKQLNASIESQAASVEESSSAIEQMVANIASITQTLEKTDGTIKNLASATEDGKGTIVTATSVTQKINEESAGLMEASNVIQHIASQTNLLAMNAAIEAAHAGEAGKGFAVVADEIRKLAEESSTQGKNITATLKSLSGEIEALSSAAKTVEDKFNVIFALSEQVRDMSTRLTDAMKEQEHGSKEVLAAIRDINSVTAQVKNGSDEMLIGGENVAQEMHKLDELTRVIGEGMNEMAAGTVQINNAVQEVNEITQKNKRNIENLVKEVHKFKV comes from the coding sequence ATGAAAAAACGCTTTTCGATGAGAAAACGCCTGCTGCTTATTTTCGGCATTTTAATTTTGACCGCGAATTTCATACAGGGCGTGTTGGCCGCCCGCGTCGCGCGCACTACCGTAACGGAGCGAATCGCCCTCCAGCTTACCGACAACGCAAAAAACATTGCCGATCTTGTCGACGCAAGGCTCGATGCCGTTTTTCAAATTTTGGAAAACACGGCAAAGATACCGCAGCTGCGTTCTTCGGCGTATTCGCGCAAGGAACAGCTCCTTTTACTGGAAAAAGAAGCGGCTCTTAACTCGCGCATAGTGGGATTTATTATTGCCGATGCCGGCGGCACCTGTTATGCATTCGACGGCAACATCGTTTCGGTAACGGACAGAAGATGGTTCAACTCCGCGATCAAAGGCAAAAAATACATATCGGAACCGCAGGTTTCGAAAGGTTCTTCGCAGATTATGATAACCTTTTCCGTCCCCGTATACGGAGACGACGGCAGCGTCATCGCCGTTTTGGCTGCCGACACAAAAGCTTCTCTTTTGTCCGAAGATATTGCCGATATAGTCGTCGGCGACACGGGCTTTTGCTACATCATAGGCGAAACGGGCGATACGATAGCGTATCCGGATTATTCGGTTGTCGTAGCCGGAAGCAACAGGCAAAAGGAAGCCGCGTCGAACGCCGACTTTGCATCGATTGCCGCATTCGAAAAACAGGCACAGGAAAGCCTCGTTCCGGCAGTCGGCTATTTCAGCTACGACGGAGAACGTAAAATCGCCTCGTACGCGAAGATAAAAGCGGCGAATTGGACGGTTATCATCAATGCACCGATGAATGAATTTATGCGCTCGATCCGAAGTCTGCGCAGGAATATAACCGTGCTCGGAGTCATTCTGCTTGTCGTTTCGATTATTGCCATATACTTTGTTGCACGGCAATTCGTGCGTCCGATCCGAAATGTCGTTACGGTTTTGCAGGATATCGCTCAGGGAGAAGGCGATTTAACCGTGCGTCTGCCCGTAAAAGGCAATGACGAAATGACCGATTTGTCGGAATATTTTAACCGGACGATCGAAAAAATCGGCTCGTCGATAAAGTCGGTCGGCGAAAGCGGCTCGGAAATGCAGCATATCGGAAACGAGCTTTCAAGCAACATGAGCCAGACGGCAAGCGCAATACACGAAATAAGCGCGAATATCGAAAACATAAAACGGCAAACGTTAACACAAACGTCAAGCGTTACCGAAACGGCCGCGACCACCGAGCAAATCATCCGTACGATAAAACAGCTTAACGCCAGCATCGAAAGTCAGGCGGCGAGTGTTGAAGAATCTTCGTCGGCAATCGAACAGATGGTTGCGAACATCGCTTCGATTACGCAAACACTCGAAAAAACCGACGGCACCATTAAAAATCTTGCCTCCGCAACCGAAGACGGAAAAGGCACTATTGTAACCGCAACTTCGGTAACGCAAAAAATCAACGAAGAATCCGCCGGATTGATGGAAGCGTCGAACGTCATTCAGCATATTGCAAGCCAGACGAACCTTTTGGCAATGAACGCCGCCATCGAAGCCGCCCATGCGGGCGAAGCGGGCAAAGGCTTTGCGGTTGTCGCCGATGAAATCCGCAAACTCGCCGAAGAATCGAGCACTCAGGGTAAAAACATCACGGCGACGCTCAAATCGCTTTCGGGAGAAATTGAAGCTTTGTCTTCCGCGGCAAAAACGGTCGAAGATAAATTCAATGTTATTTTTGCGCTCTCCGAACAAGTGCGGGACATGAGTACGCGCCTGACCGATGCGATGAAAGAACAGGAACACGGCAGCAAAGAAGTGTTGGCCGCAATCCGCGACATCAATTCCGTTACCGCACAGGTAAAAAACGGTTCCGACGAAATGCTTATCGGCGGCGAAAACGTTGCGCAGGAAATGCATAAGCTGGACGAACTGACCCGCGTCATCGGCGAGGGCATGAACGAAATGGCCGCCGGTACGGTGCAGATAAACAATGCCGTGCAGGAAGTCAACGAAATTACGCAAAAGAATAAACGCAACATCGAGAACTTGGTAAAGGAAGTGCACAAGTTCAAAGTGTAA
- a CDS encoding GNAT family N-acetyltransferase produces the protein MKPFSLAPITENDLNDVQEFLLPRERFCAALVSLFANRPAAEAQARFLLPASGACGILRHRTEIIGVLYISPSGLVYHCLPLSAFSPDEREQIAALCAAFPKGSAVSSIVGCFEASRFLERCFKLCPKEARFYKLMCADTQAENEGSRTERDVHRSEPSPRSFPNGLSVRRCRSEHAPFLFPLVKAYYEEEVLPSWMKVDDETLKLLTAGRLRTQFMFGLELPDGSFAATAGTNNIGIHCAQLGGVYTLPSFRRRGCASFLLRRVCEELRSHGYSPVLFVRSENKAALALYEGCGFSGCGDYAISYY, from the coding sequence GTGAAACCGTTCAGTTTGGCTCCGATTACGGAAAACGACTTGAATGACGTGCAGGAATTTTTACTTCCCCGCGAACGGTTTTGCGCGGCCTTGGTAAGTCTTTTTGCGAACCGCCCGGCGGCGGAAGCGCAGGCGCGTTTTTTGCTTCCCGCTTCGGGCGCGTGCGGCATACTCAGGCATCGTACGGAAATTATCGGCGTGTTGTATATATCGCCTTCGGGGCTTGTGTATCATTGCCTGCCGCTTTCGGCATTCTCTCCGGACGAACGTGAACAAATCGCCGCGCTGTGTGCCGCCTTTCCGAAAGGGAGCGCGGTTTCGAGCATTGTCGGATGTTTTGAAGCAAGCCGCTTTTTGGAGCGCTGTTTTAAACTGTGCCCCAAAGAAGCGCGCTTCTATAAGCTGATGTGCGCGGACACACAAGCGGAAAACGAGGGCAGCCGTACGGAACGGGACGTTCATCGGAGCGAACCTTCGCCCCGATCCTTTCCGAACGGACTTTCCGTCCGCCGCTGCCGCAGCGAACATGCACCGTTTTTGTTTCCGCTTGTAAAGGCGTACTACGAAGAGGAAGTGCTGCCTTCATGGATGAAGGTTGACGACGAAACGCTTAAACTGCTCACGGCCGGAAGGCTGCGCACGCAATTTATGTTCGGTTTGGAACTGCCGGACGGCTCTTTTGCCGCAACCGCCGGAACGAACAATATCGGTATACACTGCGCCCAGCTCGGAGGCGTTTACACGCTGCCTTCATTCCGCCGCAGGGGCTGCGCATCTTTTTTACTGCGTCGGGTGTGTGAAGAATTGCGGTCGCATGGCTACAGCCCCGTGCTTTTTGTCCGCAGCGAAAATAAAGCGGCGCTGGCCTTGTACGAAGGCTGCGGGTTTTCCGGTTGCGGCGACTACGCGATTTCGTATTATTGA
- a CDS encoding metal ABC transporter permease, protein MIQLLRDLFSYSFIIRALIGGSLIALCAALLGVNLVLKRFSMIGDGLSHVGFGTLAIAMALNLSPLIVSIPVVVIAAFLLLRISTNSDIKGDAAVALFSSSALALGILITSITSGLNTDVTAYMFGSILAMSKSDVYISICLGIVVISLYIFLYNRIFAVTFDETFSAAAGMHTRRYNSLLAVLTALTVVAGMRFVGVMMISSLIIFPALSAMRVFKTYRPVVIFSAAFSLICFFIGIIASFVWSTPAGASIVTANLIGFGLCALIGFVKK, encoded by the coding sequence ATGATTCAATTACTTCGCGATTTGTTTTCGTATTCGTTTATTATACGCGCACTCATAGGCGGCAGCCTCATTGCGCTGTGTGCGGCGCTGCTCGGCGTAAATCTCGTTTTAAAACGCTTTTCGATGATAGGCGACGGACTGTCGCACGTGGGGTTCGGAACCCTGGCCATCGCCATGGCACTTAATTTATCGCCCCTTATCGTATCGATTCCCGTCGTCGTTATTGCGGCTTTTTTGTTGCTGCGCATCAGTACGAATTCCGACATAAAAGGCGATGCAGCCGTCGCGCTCTTTTCGAGCAGTGCGCTCGCTTTGGGTATTTTAATCACTTCGATAACATCCGGCTTAAACACCGACGTTACAGCCTATATGTTCGGCAGTATTTTGGCGATGAGCAAATCCGACGTGTACATAAGCATTTGTCTGGGCATCGTTGTTATAAGTTTATATATTTTTTTATACAATCGCATCTTCGCCGTTACCTTCGACGAAACGTTTTCGGCGGCGGCGGGAATGCACACGCGGCGCTACAATTCGTTGCTTGCGGTTCTTACCGCGCTCACGGTTGTTGCCGGCATGCGCTTTGTCGGCGTTATGATGATTTCAAGCCTCATTATTTTTCCGGCCTTGAGCGCAATGCGCGTTTTTAAAACCTATCGGCCCGTCGTCATTTTTTCGGCGGCGTTTTCTCTGATCTGTTTTTTTATCGGAATTATTGCGAGCTTTGTATGGTCGACGCCGGCCGGAGCAAGCATCGTTACCGCGAATTTAATCGGATTCGGCTTGTGCGCTTTAATCGGTTTTGTAAAAAAATAA
- a CDS encoding glycoside hydrolase family 3 protein: protein MHFPVFLRTSLCCLFSAVCLALSAVPDNEPITFWSDYPNEELADAICSRMTDEELFAQILMFGWAGQEPSPLLIEWVSRRELGSVKVFGWNTDDIILVAKSITLLQQKAQSGRFKIPLYVATDQEGGQIRHVKGKTSETPGNLAIGASSYPADAWYSGFYIAKELKALGINMNFAPTVDLYTNLNSSVIGSRAFDYDPDFAGVMGASFAAGTMAAGVIPTAKHFPGHGDTGADSHGKLPVIDIDLKTLEERELVPFKYLVRENIPAVMSGHLSFPQILPGNRPASLSSFFLTDLLRNKMGFKGLIITDDMMMNGATSYTGAASTAVALAVEAGNDIIISSTTAQWEEPLWRANIDKMKRDAGFKKAVFRAARRVILSKLNYFKSGNAVPLFPDINAVAKNVPDPGADTFFTALAARAITLYKGGIFPYAPEKAAAERILAAGQFQDFFLETSRRYGQTRYFFFGYTLDAEQIREKAEELAFAAKNSDTVIFCVANDVSRRVVRNAAALLKGSGKKLIVISVLEPVHVLDFDWADTILLAYSYSPFSFRAALSALAGDYMPQGRLPLDVRKSQ, encoded by the coding sequence ATGCATTTTCCCGTTTTTCTTCGCACCAGCTTATGCTGCCTCTTTTCGGCCGTTTGCCTCGCGCTTTCGGCCGTGCCCGACAACGAACCGATTACTTTTTGGAGCGATTATCCGAACGAAGAATTGGCGGACGCCATTTGTTCGCGAATGACCGACGAAGAGTTGTTTGCGCAAATCCTTATGTTCGGCTGGGCGGGGCAGGAGCCCTCGCCGCTTTTAATCGAATGGGTTTCGCGGCGCGAATTGGGAAGCGTTAAGGTGTTCGGCTGGAATACCGACGACATCATCCTTGTCGCAAAATCGATTACTCTGTTGCAGCAAAAAGCTCAGTCGGGCCGGTTTAAAATACCGCTGTATGTTGCAACCGATCAGGAAGGCGGGCAAATTCGGCACGTTAAGGGCAAAACCAGCGAAACGCCCGGCAATTTGGCAATCGGGGCTTCGTCGTACCCGGCCGATGCGTGGTACAGCGGATTTTACATTGCCAAAGAACTTAAAGCGCTCGGCATAAACATGAATTTTGCTCCGACGGTCGATTTATATACAAACCTTAATTCAAGCGTAATCGGCAGCCGCGCCTTCGATTACGATCCCGATTTTGCCGGCGTTATGGGCGCGTCTTTTGCGGCGGGTACCATGGCCGCAGGCGTTATTCCGACGGCAAAGCATTTTCCCGGCCACGGCGACACGGGAGCCGATTCGCACGGGAAGCTGCCGGTTATCGACATCGATTTGAAAACGCTTGAAGAACGCGAGCTTGTTCCTTTTAAATATCTGGTGCGGGAAAATATTCCGGCGGTTATGTCGGGGCATTTAAGCTTTCCGCAGATTCTTCCGGGAAATAGACCGGCTTCTCTTTCGAGCTTTTTTTTAACCGATTTATTGCGCAATAAAATGGGCTTTAAAGGATTGATAATAACCGACGATATGATGATGAACGGAGCGACTTCTTATACCGGCGCCGCTTCGACCGCGGTTGCGCTTGCCGTGGAAGCGGGGAACGATATCATTATTTCGTCGACGACGGCCCAATGGGAAGAACCTTTATGGCGCGCCAATATCGACAAAATGAAACGTGATGCGGGTTTCAAAAAAGCGGTGTTCCGTGCCGCCCGCCGCGTTATACTTTCCAAACTGAATTATTTTAAAAGCGGCAATGCGGTTCCGCTTTTCCCCGATATAAACGCCGTCGCAAAAAACGTTCCCGATCCGGGAGCGGACACCTTTTTTACGGCTTTGGCCGCACGCGCGATAACCTTGTATAAGGGCGGAATTTTCCCGTATGCGCCGGAAAAAGCCGCAGCGGAACGCATTCTTGCGGCCGGACAGTTTCAGGATTTTTTTCTTGAAACGTCGCGGCGCTACGGGCAAACGCGCTATTTCTTTTTCGGTTATACGCTCGACGCCGAGCAAATACGCGAAAAAGCCGAAGAGCTTGCTTTTGCGGCAAAAAACAGCGATACGGTTATTTTTTGCGTCGCAAACGACGTGTCGCGCAGGGTTGTACGGAACGCGGCCGCTCTTTTAAAAGGAAGCGGCAAAAAATTGATCGTCATTTCGGTTTTGGAGCCGGTTCACGTTCTCGACTTCGATTGGGCCGATACGATTTTGTTGGCGTACAGCTATTCGCCGTTTTCGTTCCGGGCGGCGCTTTCGGCTCTTGCAGGCGATTATATGCCGCAGGGCAGACTGCCGCTCGATGTTCGGAAATCGCAGTGA
- a CDS encoding metal ABC transporter ATP-binding protein — MAILSAENICVSYGSRKAVENVSLAIERGDYLCIVGANGSGKTTLVKTLLGFIRPKSGQVNRESCAIGYLSQQNAVQRDFPASVNEVVLSGRLRQNSLMPFYSKADRAAAAERLEQLGIQELGKLPYKNLSGGQQQRVLLARALCAGSDLLVLDEPVTGLDPSVTDELYAVIRALNQKEKTAVLMVSHDVRRAVANASRILHMNTAALFYGSTEDYKKTDLYRTMTAVETCCR, encoded by the coding sequence ATGGCTATACTGTCCGCCGAAAATATTTGCGTATCCTACGGCAGCCGCAAAGCGGTTGAAAACGTATCGCTCGCTATAGAAAGGGGCGACTACCTTTGTATCGTGGGCGCAAACGGTTCGGGCAAAACGACTTTGGTAAAAACGCTGCTCGGTTTTATCCGCCCCAAATCGGGGCAGGTAAACCGCGAAAGTTGCGCGATCGGGTATCTGAGCCAGCAAAACGCCGTTCAGCGGGATTTTCCCGCGTCGGTAAACGAAGTCGTATTGTCGGGGCGGTTACGGCAAAACAGTTTGATGCCTTTTTATTCTAAAGCCGACCGCGCTGCTGCGGCCGAGAGGTTGGAACAGCTGGGTATACAAGAGCTGGGAAAGCTTCCTTACAAAAATCTTTCAGGCGGCCAGCAGCAGCGCGTGCTTTTGGCGCGCGCGTTGTGTGCGGGAAGCGATTTATTGGTGCTGGACGAACCCGTTACGGGATTGGATCCGTCCGTTACCGATGAATTGTATGCGGTAATCCGCGCGCTCAATCAAAAAGAAAAGACGGCCGTGCTTATGGTGTCGCATGACGTGCGCCGCGCGGTTGCAAACGCATCGCGCATTTTACACATGAATACGGCCGCCTTATTTTACGGAAGTACGGAAGACTATAAAAAAACCGATCTGTACCGCACGATGACCGCCGTGGAGACTTGTTGCCGATGA
- a CDS encoding Fur family transcriptional regulator — protein sequence MADKARESYNTKQRERIIRCLKDAQERHFTAEELFYALSKADKANAPALATVYRTLDKLVKDGCIRKYSAGEGEKACFQYISDRADCGEHYHLKCTGCGALIHLDCSQMGMLVSHIRQKHRFILDTSRTVLYGLCAKCSKVTSENCSFQR from the coding sequence ATGGCAGATAAAGCGAGGGAATCGTACAATACCAAGCAGCGCGAGCGTATTATACGCTGCCTGAAAGACGCGCAGGAAAGGCATTTTACGGCGGAAGAACTGTTTTATGCGTTAAGCAAAGCCGACAAGGCAAACGCGCCCGCGCTCGCAACGGTATACCGCACACTGGATAAGCTCGTAAAAGACGGCTGCATACGTAAGTACAGCGCAGGTGAAGGCGAAAAAGCCTGCTTTCAGTACATAAGCGACCGAGCCGACTGCGGCGAACACTATCATTTAAAATGCACCGGCTGCGGCGCATTGATTCACCTTGACTGCTCTCAAATGGGAATGCTTGTTTCGCACATACGGCAAAAGCATCGGTTTATTCTAGATACGAGCCGGACAGTGCTTTACGGATTATGCGCGAAATGCAGTAAAGTTACCTCCGAAAACTGCAGTTTTCAGAGGTAA
- a CDS encoding metal ABC transporter substrate-binding protein produces the protein MKKFIVSAAAIVCVLACSAFLFASGAKDGAKNKAQNDKPSVVATIFPVYDFARAVMYGAGDAQTGKTSVIVNEKNLKLLVKPGMEIHSFDPSPADIAAIHNADVFIYIGGESDEWVEDVLKSIDTSDKTIVRLMDYVDLVDEEIVEGMEAEDEHDHEHDHAAGEAHDEYDHEENEHEADEHIWTSPANAVKMVDAIRDALVKIDTQKYGGKNAAAFTQNAAAYNAQIRAVDAQIRKTIDAVSDKFILMGDRFPLRYFTDYYGLGYSAAFNGCSTAVEASTATIAYLIDKAAEKKVPAVFAIELSNQKIAKTVAEGAAKKGAGSVQVLELHTIHNVSRDDFKAGETWVSLMKRNVASLKKGLR, from the coding sequence ATGAAAAAATTTATTGTTTCGGCGGCCGCGATTGTATGCGTGCTTGCCTGTTCGGCGTTTTTGTTTGCATCCGGTGCAAAAGACGGCGCTAAAAATAAGGCGCAAAACGACAAACCGAGTGTCGTCGCAACGATTTTTCCCGTATACGATTTTGCGCGTGCGGTTATGTACGGAGCCGGCGATGCGCAAACGGGAAAAACGTCCGTTATTGTGAACGAAAAGAATTTAAAGCTTTTGGTTAAACCGGGAATGGAAATCCATTCATTCGATCCCTCTCCTGCCGATATTGCCGCAATTCACAATGCCGATGTGTTTATCTATATCGGCGGGGAAAGCGACGAATGGGTCGAAGACGTTTTAAAATCGATCGACACGTCCGATAAAACGATTGTGCGCTTGATGGACTACGTCGACCTCGTAGACGAAGAAATCGTCGAAGGGATGGAAGCCGAAGACGAGCATGATCACGAACATGATCACGCGGCCGGCGAAGCCCATGACGAATACGATCATGAAGAAAACGAGCATGAGGCGGACGAACATATTTGGACGTCGCCTGCAAATGCAGTGAAAATGGTCGACGCGATCAGGGATGCGCTCGTAAAGATCGATACGCAAAAATACGGCGGGAAAAATGCGGCGGCCTTTACGCAAAACGCCGCCGCGTACAATGCGCAGATACGCGCGGTCGACGCTCAAATTCGAAAGACGATAGACGCCGTCTCCGACAAATTCATATTGATGGGCGACCGTTTCCCGCTACGCTATTTTACCGACTATTACGGACTGGGGTACAGTGCGGCGTTTAACGGCTGCAGCACCGCCGTCGAAGCGAGTACGGCAACCATCGCCTACCTTATCGATAAGGCAGCCGAAAAAAAAGTGCCGGCGGTTTTTGCCATTGAACTGAGCAATCAAAAAATCGCAAAAACCGTTGCCGAAGGCGCGGCAAAAAAAGGCGCCGGCAGCGTACAGGTGTTGGAATTGCATACGATCCACAACGTGTCGCGCGACGACTTTAAAGCGGGCGAAACATGGGTTTCGCTTATGAAGCGCAACGTGGCGAGCCTTAAAAAGGGCTTGCGCTGA